The genomic region AATTTTAAACCGATCTTGCAATtgaaggtaacacgattctactgACCCTATTACTCTTATTATTGTTCGCGGTTGTATGTTATATTTGGTTATGCTAATGATATTCTTGGTGCAATACAGTATACAGCGAAGTTCATTACCGGAATCTTATTGAGATATGGTTTAGTAGTTAGTACcttgttcttattattattgttgttcctTTGACCTTGACTCGTGGCTGGAGTAGCTTTGAGTttatactctaagtgttgagcatgaacctttgacaatatcatattgaaattgagatggaaattggttactgatattgagttatgagttatggggcctttgagccgagttattttTACGGTCCGGTGCGCGCCCgtgtggttattgagttatttgagtttgaaatcgatattaagatggaaatattgtttcgcgactcaccccttgtccttggcttaggttcgacgatgagaatacgatacatGGTTACATTGGATTATTATATTATGAGAtagagtaatgagtgagacggagtaatgagatgaGACTTGGTTAACTAGTTAACTATTAGAATAAGAGAGTGTTATATAATGGAAATAGAAAGGAGTTTGTCTGATTAGTTAtcgggagtgtttttattattctctctgtttatttttaaTCTTACGTGTgcttgtttccacgccatgaccaaaaactattctgcttcTATACCCTTATTatctgggctactcgtcatggggtagGTCCATTCTATCTTCTGGTTTTATTTCAGATCACTTCCGCTGCAGTTCAAAATGATTTTATTTCAAGTGAAGATTCTATTTAAAGTATATgtaaaagtttttggttcaatttttattattttatattttaaaaagatttgtaataagagactttgtatattaattataatatctctgtatttcggcgcgttttatatataaaagttagttttaatttaaccgaaaatcaggggtgttacagatACTCCCCTCGACATTTAAGAGAGGTAAAGAACTCTGAAAATAGGTTTTCTGTTGCATTGCATAAAGTAGAAAAGCAAGTAAGAGAAATAGTTATGCTGGACGAGTATTTGGGATAGAATAAGAGCACTCGCAAGTATGATAACTTCTTGTTGCTTTCAGTATATCGCGGGAGATTAAGAGCCCAAACCTAAGATGGTAATATTGTGTGATATGGTAATATTGAGTTcgaaaacaatgaagaagcaaataTTACCAAGAATAATATTACGGTAATATTGAGATTCATAATATGGTAATATTACTCCGTATAGATTATAGGAATTATCTTTAGATATTTTATTAGTCATACGTTTTCTATACAGATTTAGGAATATCTAATTATTGTGCTATTGCTATATAAATAAGCATCCCttattattatcaataatatTCATACAATCAATCAATTCATTCAAATTAATATTCTCTACACTGCCAGGATACTCGGAAAAGGAACGGTCATTATTTGTCATCCTCTATGGCTTCATCTTTCCGTATCGTTGTTGTCGGGGATATTCATGAGGATTGGGAATTAGAGCATGATTACAAGGCACTCAAATATTTGGAGCCGGAGCTGGTGCTTTTTACAGGTGACTTTGGGAATGAGAATTACGAGCTTGTTCGAAGTGTGGCAAAGATAGACATGCCTAAAGCAGCGATACTCGGAAATCATGATTCCTGGTCTACTCAAAAGTTCTCCTCAAACAAAAAAGACGGAGTTCAGCTACAGCTGGATGCCTTAGGTGAAGCGCATGTTGGATATGGACGCTTGGACTTCCCCGCTTTGAACGTTAGTGTTGTAGGTGGGAGACCGTTTTCCTGTGGAGGTGATAACTTATTCAGGAAAAAGCTTCTCAAAAAATACGGAGTCAAAACAATGGAAGAAAGTGCAGACAAAATTCATAAGGCTGCTATGGAAACTCCAGACGGCCACTCAATTATATTTCTGGCACATAACGGACCAACAGGTCTTGGTTCTCTTGCCGATGACATATGTGGTAAAGATTGGGAAGGTGGTGGAGACTTTGGGGATCCAGATCTAGCACAAGCAATATCATCCTTAAAAGAGACTAGTCATTATTCGGTTCCTTTGGTCGTGTTTGGGCACATGCATAAAGAAATGCTCAATGGAGGTTTCCGCAAGATGATATCCATTGGCAGTGACAGTACTATGTACTTAAATGCAGCTATTGTACCCAGGGTGAAACCTCTAGACTCGGGAAGCTCACGTGCATTCACGGTCGTCGATTTCAGAGATAGTAGAATAGCAAAGGTGCTAGAAACTTGGGTGTCAATTGTTGGTGATGAGACGTTTAAAGAGGAACATATATTGTTCGACGCCGATAGTGAAGTCGGGCAACGTACTCCTTCTTAGACTACATTAATGTGCCGTGTTTCGCCAGGCTAAGTTTGAGATTGGCGATCTAAAGTTTTGTAAGTAAAGGAACATATACTAGTTATTTTGTGAGATATTGATACTCTGATCTCTTGAGACTTGTTAATTTACTTAGTTTTAGGATCGGTTATTAAGTTGGATAATTTATGTTTGAGCATCAGAGGACCACATCTCTTATTTTTCTGTTCTATAATTTAGTTAAGAAGTCACCTTGAAGCTGTTATTTTCGCGAATcaaatccccctactactaagagaataaaaactcttagtagttttcccgcctaagaaAATAATTCTCAAAACTATATATGGAAACAATATTACATTTATATTTACCTCTTTTACAAGAAATAATTTTATTATCCTAATTTATTAGTATACAATCATTTCCATAAATGTTATCCTTCATCAattacactctaaaattacgcaaatCTCCTTTTTATAGTATTATCCTTCATTAGTTAGACTCTAAATATGGTTTTCTAAATGACTTaacaaatttttatgtattttttttgttaaaaaataaaaataaaaatattagttaattatttgTAAATTGTCTTTTTAAATGCGTAGTATGTTGGTTTTACCTGTTTTCGTTATAAGGTAATATGCattttaattagattttacatcacttaattttattttatgtcatatCATATAACGATATAACATTATAATGTTATTTTTAACAGTAAAGTAAAAACAGTTTCAGACAGAAATACCGTAACTTAAAGTGTCTTTTGATGATAGTAAACTTTCGttttctacctcttactaagattatTTTTAGTACTccgtacattataacattaaactccaagtatagttaatttatacaattaattttataagaaaatttctttataaaacaaatctaaaaaataccgtgctgtagcacgggaaCTATACTTGTTAATAAGTACTTTAGCATTATTTGTTCGTTGGTAAAAATATGTCAGTTAGCTAAATTTACAAATTAATAAGCCGTTATGTTTTCGTCAGTATATAATCAATtagtctctcttgtgacggactatatccgtcacaaggtgaAGACGGGCCAAATCACTACCATATGGGCCAAATCACTACCATATTGTGTAATACGGATAGTAGTGGACCATGTGcacttattattttattgttaAGATTCTtggaaaagcaaaaaaaaaaaaataatatacaATTGGGGAGCTCCCAATATTCCGTCTATGTCAGGCAAATAATTGTACCACCTCTTCTTCTCTCATCAGTCTcacatcataatttttattttttttttcactctCTCATCTAGCTCACTCTATCATCAACTGGGTTCATCATTTTCCAATTATAAACGCCATTTTAGCAGTCTTTGAGCATCGAAAACTCCGTCTACAGCTGCATCTCTTCAAAATAACAACATTTCATTCATCTCCCGAAGACGATGGGCAAGAAACAATTGGCTAGGAGAACTCCCCCAAAGAAAAATATGAAAGGTATGATATTATTGCatttgttgaatgttgttttgtTGTTGAATGGTGTGTCAGGTCTGATTAGGTAAAAAAAATGGTATTTATTGTTCAATGTTGTGTATTAACCATGCATGCATGAATAGATGTCGTCAAAGGAGTTGTTGTACATGTTGATTCTTATTTGCTAAAGAATGGTGACATTAATGTAATTAAAATGGTTAAAAAAAGGTCAGATTTGGTTTTGTATACTGTTGTTTATATGCATGTTGTTTAGGTGAACTGAAAAAAAAGGTTAGTTAACATCAATTTTTAGGTTGCAATAATGTCAGGACGGTTTTTAGGTTGTAAAAATGGTTAGGTAACATCAAttttgtttgataaaattgatTAATACCAATTTTGATGAATATGTAGatgagaagaaaagaaaagagaggcAGCCGATGCAGAAGGGTAGAGAGAATGTGAAATCTGGGATTTCATTTAGAGATCCGGTGGAATCAGATGAAAGGGAAGGAAGTGATGAATCAGAGGACATTTCAGAGGAGACTGAAACCAGTGGTAAGAAAGACGGGGAAGCCAGTGGTGAGGGTGAAGGCAGTGGTGCCGAGGATGGGGAAGACAGTGGTGAGGAGGAGAAGCAGGTGTCGGAATCCGAAGATGGTGGTTTGGCAGAGGTGCTGAATAAAGTCGTGAAAATGGCCGCTGCTCTTGGTGCAAAGAAGATGAGCAAGGAAGACACAAGCACGGTAGATGGTAAGCTGTCAGTGATTTATCTGagaaatgtgaccattttatctgAGAAATGTCACTGGTTTATATGAGATATGTGACGTAGTCAGTGTTATAGGGCTCTGTTTGGGTATTTTGACAAAACTTTGACAGGGTTACAGATATGGTTTATACATGGTAACATATTAGGCACCTTT from Silene latifolia isolate original U9 population chromosome 3, ASM4854445v1, whole genome shotgun sequence harbors:
- the LOC141646320 gene encoding uncharacterized protein LOC141646320; translated protein: MLKSKVCNCHVFSFPFWYAVLKPYVSVYKIIDPTAFHGVSKRLGNFKPILQLKDTRKRNGHYLSSSMASSFRIVVVGDIHEDWELEHDYKALKYLEPELVLFTGDFGNENYELVRSVAKIDMPKAAILGNHDSWSTQKFSSNKKDGVQLQLDALGEAHVGYGRLDFPALNVSVVGGRPFSCGGDNLFRKKLLKKYGVKTMEESADKIHKAAMETPDGHSIIFLAHNGPTGLGSLADDICGKDWEGGGDFGDPDLAQAISSLKETSHYSVPLVVFGHMHKEMLNGGFRKMISIGSDSTMYLNAAIVPRVKPLDSGSSRAFTVVDFRDSRIAKVLETWVSIVGDETFKEEHILFDADSEVGQRTPS
- the LOC141646321 gene encoding uncharacterized protein LOC141646321 — translated: MQKGRENVKSGISFRDPVESDEREGSDESEDISEETETSGKKDGEASGEGEGSGAEDGEDSGEEEKQVSESEDGGLAEVLNKVVKMAAALGAKKMSKEDTSTVDGSTSEMVQAKEEPEVGLALVSANGNIIE